Part of the Leptolyngbya sp. BL0902 genome, TGGCTGCTGCGGATTGAACAGGCCGAAAAAGTGCCCCTCACCATGGGCGGGTTGGCCCCCTTCCAAATTGCCAACGCCCTCGCCGCCAGCCTCGCTGCCTTTGCCCAGGGGGTCAGCATCGAGCACATTCGCCAAGCTCTGCACACCTTCCAGTCCGGTGCCCAGCAAACCCCAGGCCGCATGAACCTGTTTAACCTAGGCCGCTTCCATGCCCTGGTGGACTACGCCCACAACCCCGCCAGCTACGAAGCCCTGGGCGGCTTTGTGAAAAACTGGCCCGGTCGCTGCATCGGAGTGGTCGGTGGCCCTGGGGATCGCCGCGACGAGGACTTTATCGCTCTCGGCAAACTGGCGGGGCAAATCTTCGACGAGGTCATCGTCAAGGAAGACGACGACACCCGTGGTCGTCCTCGCGGAGACGCTGCCAAGTGGATTGTCCACGGCCTTGAAGAAGTGCCCACCGCCGCCAGCTACCGCACCATCCTCAACGAAACCGAGGCCGTCAACACCGCCCTGGATGCCGCCCCCGACGATAGCCTGGTGGTGATTCTGCCGGAAAGCGTCAGCCGCGCCATCGGCCTGATTCAGGCCCGGAATCCCCTACCCCAGGGCAACGTAGCACCCTCCACCGTTGAAACCTCCGAACCCGTCGTCCCCACCTCCGACCAATACGCGGAGGCCCACAGCTAGTTGGCGCGTAGGGGATAGAACCCTGGTTTCTTCTTAGGTTTACTCCAAGGACGTCGCTAGGGAGTTGAGAAACCGGGGTTCTGTGTTGGCTTCTCCATCAACAACTTAGGCTGTCCTGAAGCGCTAGGAAGAACTTGGTACACTGGAAAGCAGTCTCCCGCTGATTGAGCCAAACTAGCCCCTGCCGTTGTCTTCACGCGCTTGATGATGCTAACCGCTTTGCCCTTTTCTTCCTTGTCCCCCACTTTGGCCCTGCTGGGGATGGACAGCATCCTCTCCACCCAGGGCATTATGGTGATGCTGCTGGTAGCCTATGCCGGGGCCATGTGGATGTTCTTGAAAAGCGCCCCCAAGGTCTACACCATCATGGTGTCCGACCTGGAAGTGGCCCGCCGTTTCTATGAGGGAATGCTAAACCTGCCAGCGGCGGAAGTGCCCCTGCACTACTACTATAACTACGAGCAAACCCTCGGCACGGGTGGCCTAGACCCCTTCTACATGGGCGGCACCTCTAGCTTGGCGGGGGCGGGGCCAGCCGGGGGGCCAGATGGGCTGTGGTATCAGCTTCGCAAAAATACCCAACTGCACATTATCTCTGGGGCCAGTTTGGGACAGCGCAACCGTCAGCGCCACGTTTGTTTTGACCGCAAATGTTTGGAATACATCCTCATGCGGGTGCAGCTCACGGGTATTAAACACAAAATTCTGACCGAAACCCCCCTGAACTTTTTGGTCAGAGACTACGAAGAACAAATTATTGAGCTTGCTGAGGTTAATGGTTAACCTTCTGCGCAATGCCTATCCTAGGAATTAAATTTTCCAGGGATCGTCTTTTCCTCACGGTTAGGAAAACCAACGGTCAACACGCTAGGCTAGGAACGTCGGTCATATCCTAGGCTATGCAAACATCGGAGACTTCACCCTCGGTTGCCCCTTCTGACTCTGCGCCCTTGCCCTGCTCCGATGGCTTCGATGCCCTGCATCCCCCCAGTTCTGACCTGATTAATGCCTGCGTCCACTGCGGCTTTTGCCTCACCACCTGCCCTAGCTATCGGGTGATTGGCAAGGAGATGGACTCCCCCCGAGGCCGCATTTATCTGATGGACGCCATCAACCAGGGAGAAGCGCCCCTGTCTCCAGCTTCGGTGGAGCATTTTGATTCCTGCCTCGGTTGCTTGGCCTGCACCACGGCCTGTCCCTCTGGCGTCCAGTACGACCAACTGATTGCCGCCGTGCGTCCCCAGGTGCAGCGCAATCATTCCCGCACTCTGCCCGAAACCCTGATCCGCACGCTGATCTTTAACCTCTTTCCCTATCCCAATCGGTTGCGGTTGACGGCGGGGCCGCTGTATTTGTATCAAAAGCTGGGCCTGTCCAAGCTGGTGCAGCAAACGGGACTGCTGCCCAAACTATCCCCCAACCTGGCGGCGATGGAATCCCTGTTGCCTCCGGTGACGGCAGAGAGCTTTCGGGATAGCCTGCCGGAGGTAGTTCCCGCGATGGGAGAGAAGCGCTACCGGGTTGGGATGGTGCTGGGCTGTGTGCAGCGGGTCTTTTTCTCCGACGTCAATGCCGCGACGGCGCGGGTGCTGAGTGCCAACGGCTGTGAGGTGGTGATCCCCCGCGCCCAGGGCTGTTGTGCCGCCTTGCCCGCCCACCAAGGCGAGTCTTCCCAGGCCGAAGCCCTCGCTCGCCAGATGATCGACGTGTTTGAAGCGGCCCAGGTGGATTACGTGGTGATCAACGCCGCTGGCTGTGGCCACACCCTCAAGGAATACGGCCACATTTTGCAGGATGACCCCGTCTACCGAGATCGTGCCCAAGCCTTTTCGGCCCAGGTGCGCGATGTGAATGAATTTCTGGCAGAAATCGGCCTCACTGCTCCCCTGTATCCCCTTACCGAAGGTGAGCTACCCATCGTATTCCAGGATGCCTGCCACCTGATCCACGGCCAGAAAATTAGCCTTCAGCCCCGCCAACTGTTGCGCCAAATTCCCGGCGTTACTCTGCGGGAACCCGTGGATGCCGCCCTCTGCTGCGGTAGTGCTGGGGTTTACAATATGCTGCAACCCCAGGTCGCTGAGGAACTGGGCCAGATGAAGGTCACAAATCTGGTTAACACCGGAGCCCAGCTCATCGCATCACCGAATCCGGGTTGCTCGCTGCAAATTCAGAAGCACCTCGCCCAGCAAGGTCATCCCTTGCCCCTTGTCCATCCCATCGAATTGCTAGATGCCTCCATTCAGAACCGCCCCCTGAGCGACCTCATTGTTGCTGAACGCGGCGGTTAATCTCAAATTGATTCCTAGCTCATCCCCAGGAATCCCTACCCTAGGCAGAACGCTGGGTGCAGAGGTTCCCAGGACGGGAGGTGAACCGAGGGCTGAAGAGCCGCCAGCGTCATCCTCCACACCGCTCTCTAAACCGCACGAAAAACCGCTAATTGGCGGGTGCCGTTGTCACATTGTTATTTCGACGGGCTTCTTGAATTTCCTGCGTCAGCACGTTCAGCGCCTCTGAAAACTGCGGATCCTCCGCCGTGCCAATGAGATCCCGCTCTGAGGCTAGCCGTTCGCGCTGCTCCTCCGTTAGTTCCACCGGGATATCGGGTTCAATGCCGTGTCGGTTGATGTCTCGGCCACTGGGGGTAAGATATTTAGCCACCGTTACAGCTACCCCAGAGCCGTCAGCTAAGCTGCGTACCGACTGCACGAGACCCTTACCAAAGGTGCGTGTGCCCACCAAGACCGCCCGCTGGTTGTCCTGTAGGGCTCCAGAGAGGATTTCACTGGCGCTGGCTGAGCCGCCATCCACAATGACCACGAGGGGCCGGGTCGTCAGGGCACGATTGCTGGCCACCTCTTCATCGACCACGCCTTGACGATTGACGGTGGAGACGATGGTGCCTTCATTGAGCCACATTTGGGCAATGTCAATGCTGGCGTAGAGCAGTCCGCCGGGGTTAGACCGGAGATCTAGAATGTATCCTGTGACGTTTTGGGCTTCTAGGTCACGAATGGCTTCGCTCATTTCGCTGGCGGCATTAGCGCTGAACTGAGTTAGGCGGATATAGCCCACTGGCCCCTCTGGCCCTGGCTGAACGCTATGGCGAACCGGGTGAATTTCGATGCGCGCGCGAATAATCGGCACTTCCAGCGTTTCTTCTCCGCGCCGGATGGTGAGCACGACCTCGGAGTTGACTGGCCCCCGAATGCGGCTGACGGCATCATTCAGCTCCATACCCTCGGTGGATTCGCCGTCAATTTGTAGGATCACATCCTGGGAGCGAATCCCGGCCTCAAAGGCTGGGGTATCTTCGATGGGCGCAACCACCACAATTTCCTTACTTTCCTCGTCCTGGGAGATTTGAATCCCTACCCCAGTAAGCTCACCGGAGGTGTCAATCTGCATATTGCGAAACTCTTCAGGATCCATGAAGCGGGTGTAGGGATCCTCAAGCTGTTCCAGCATTTCCCGCACGGCGGCGTAGGCTTCTTCTTGGCTGCTATACTCGCGCCCTAGAAATTCCGTGCGAACGGCTTCCCAATCCACCTGATTAAAGGTGGCATCGACGTAGTTACGGTTAATTAGCTGCCATACTTCGTCAATCAGTTCCTTGGGGCTCTCTTGGAAGAAGGCTTTGCTTTGAGACAGATGAATGCCTGCCCCCGTTACAGTGACAGCAGCTACGGCCAGAGCAGTTGCACCTAACATCAGTCCTCGCTTTGCGATAGTCATGGGAAGTGATTTTGCAGCTAATTACGCCCAATCTAGCACAGACTATCAAGTTGGGAGGGGCAGGCAGACAGAGAAGAATCTGTCCTTAACAATGGGCCGCAGGCCATGGCCAAAGACTATGACCAGGCCAGACATCCTAGATGCTGAGAGGATGCTCAGCATCTAGGAATCGGCCTCATCCAATGATGACGTCCATGCTTGGGCTACGGATCAACCCAGCGACCGTCAGCCTTAATCAGGTTGATCAGTTCTTCCACCCCTTGGTCTTCGGGCACTTTTTTGATTTCGTCGCGGCCTCGGTAGAGGGAGATGTAGCCCGGAGTTTTGCCCACGTAGCCATAGTCGGCGTCGGCCATTTCACCGGGGCCGTTGACGATGCAGCCCATCACCGCAATATCCAGACCAGTCAGGTGTTTGGTGGCCTCACGGACTTTATGGAGTACTTCTTCCAAATTAAACAGGGTGCGCCCGCAGGAGGGACAGGCGACGTATTCCACCATGGTTTTGCGGAGACCCAACGCCTGCAAAATGCTGTAGCAGACGGGGATTTCTTTCTCTGGCGCTTCGGTGAGGGAGACGCGGATGGTGTCGCCAATACCCTCGGCTAGCAGGGTGGCAATGCCAGCGGTGGATTTGATCCGGCCATACTCACCGTCCCCGGCTTCGGTGACGCCCAGGTGCAGGGGGTAGTCCATGTCGAGGTCATCCATGCGCTTGGCCATCAGGCGATAGGCAGCCAGCATGACGGGCACCCGCGAGGCTTTCATGGAGATCACCAGGTTGCGGAAATCTAGGGATTCGCAGATGTGGAGAAATTCTAGGGCCGATTCCACCATGCCTTCGGGGGTGTCGCCGTAGGTGAACAGCATCCGCTCGGCGAGGGAGCCGTGGTTGACGCCGATGCGCATGGATTTGCCCTGGTCGCGGAGGGATTCCACCAGGGGCTTGAGGGTGTCGCGGATTTTGTGGCCGATGTCGTCGAATTCTTCTTGGGTATATCCGGTGCGGTCGGCCTGGGGTTTTTCAAAGACGTAGAGGCCGGGATTGATGCGGACTTTATCGACGTGCTTGGCCACTTCCAGGGCGATTTTCATGCCGTTGTGGTGAACGTCGGCCACCAGGGGCACGGGCTGGTAGGTGTCTTCGAGAATTTTGCGAATGTCGGCCAGGGCTTTAGCGTGGGCCATGCTGGGCACCGTGACGCGCACAATTTCGCAGCCAATCTCGTGCAGGCGGCGGATGGCGGCGGCGGAACCCTGAATATCCAAGGTGTCTTCGTTAATCATGGACTGCACCACCACGGGATGGCCCCCGCCAATGGTGACGCTGCCCACGGGCACCGGACGGGTCTTGCGACGGTGGATGGTGGTATCGAAGGGGTCAAAGGCAGGATGGGTCGAAGCCTGGGAGACAGGATTGGGAAGGGTTTGCATAGCCTTTGCTCTAGGGTTGCCGGAGGGTTGCCGAT contains:
- a CDS encoding glyoxalase-like domain protein, with protein sequence MPFSSLSPTLALLGMDSILSTQGIMVMLLVAYAGAMWMFLKSAPKVYTIMVSDLEVARRFYEGMLNLPAAEVPLHYYYNYEQTLGTGGLDPFYMGGTSSLAGAGPAGGPDGLWYQLRKNTQLHIISGASLGQRNRQRHVCFDRKCLEYILMRVQLTGIKHKILTETPLNFLVRDYEEQIIELAEVNG
- a CDS encoding (Fe-S)-binding protein yields the protein MQTSETSPSVAPSDSAPLPCSDGFDALHPPSSDLINACVHCGFCLTTCPSYRVIGKEMDSPRGRIYLMDAINQGEAPLSPASVEHFDSCLGCLACTTACPSGVQYDQLIAAVRPQVQRNHSRTLPETLIRTLIFNLFPYPNRLRLTAGPLYLYQKLGLSKLVQQTGLLPKLSPNLAAMESLLPPVTAESFRDSLPEVVPAMGEKRYRVGMVLGCVQRVFFSDVNAATARVLSANGCEVVIPRAQGCCAALPAHQGESSQAEALARQMIDVFEAAQVDYVVINAAGCGHTLKEYGHILQDDPVYRDRAQAFSAQVRDVNEFLAEIGLTAPLYPLTEGELPIVFQDACHLIHGQKISLQPRQLLRQIPGVTLREPVDAALCCGSAGVYNMLQPQVAEELGQMKVTNLVNTGAQLIASPNPGCSLQIQKHLAQQGHPLPLVHPIELLDASIQNRPLSDLIVAERGG
- the ctpC gene encoding carboxyl-terminal processing protease CtpC, whose amino-acid sequence is MTIAKRGLMLGATALAVAAVTVTGAGIHLSQSKAFFQESPKELIDEVWQLINRNYVDATFNQVDWEAVRTEFLGREYSSQEEAYAAVREMLEQLEDPYTRFMDPEEFRNMQIDTSGELTGVGIQISQDEESKEIVVVAPIEDTPAFEAGIRSQDVILQIDGESTEGMELNDAVSRIRGPVNSEVVLTIRRGEETLEVPIIRARIEIHPVRHSVQPGPEGPVGYIRLTQFSANAASEMSEAIRDLEAQNVTGYILDLRSNPGGLLYASIDIAQMWLNEGTIVSTVNRQGVVDEEVASNRALTTRPLVVIVDGGSASASEILSGALQDNQRAVLVGTRTFGKGLVQSVRSLADGSGVAVTVAKYLTPSGRDINRHGIEPDIPVELTEEQRERLASERDLIGTAEDPQFSEALNVLTQEIQEARRNNNVTTAPAN
- the ispG gene encoding (E)-4-hydroxy-3-methylbut-2-enyl-diphosphate synthase produces the protein MQTLPNPVSQASTHPAFDPFDTTIHRRKTRPVPVGSVTIGGGHPVVVQSMINEDTLDIQGSAAAIRRLHEIGCEIVRVTVPSMAHAKALADIRKILEDTYQPVPLVADVHHNGMKIALEVAKHVDKVRINPGLYVFEKPQADRTGYTQEEFDDIGHKIRDTLKPLVESLRDQGKSMRIGVNHGSLAERMLFTYGDTPEGMVESALEFLHICESLDFRNLVISMKASRVPVMLAAYRLMAKRMDDLDMDYPLHLGVTEAGDGEYGRIKSTAGIATLLAEGIGDTIRVSLTEAPEKEIPVCYSILQALGLRKTMVEYVACPSCGRTLFNLEEVLHKVREATKHLTGLDIAVMGCIVNGPGEMADADYGYVGKTPGYISLYRGRDEIKKVPEDQGVEELINLIKADGRWVDP